In Litorilinea aerophila, one genomic interval encodes:
- the hemB gene encoding porphobilinogen synthase, producing MIEEKSFRLSPGAQTAPTAEAGRTAVASQAPGAYRARRLRTTPGLRAMVRETHLSPDDFIYPLFVTHGQGVRRPVRSMPGVAQLSVDQAVREAEAVAREGIPAVLLFGIPAHKDPVGEENFAPDGIVQQAVRAIKAAVPELVVVTDVCLCEYTDHGHCGLLNQGDRPEARPHPHLEEGYVLNDETLPILGRVAVSHAEAGADIVAPSGMMDGMVQALRQALDEHDFSHIPIMSYAVKYASSYYGPFREAAEGAPKFGDRRTHQMDPANAREALREAALDVAEGADFLMVKPALAYLDVIHRLRTHFPQLPLVAYNVSGEYAMVKAAAANGWLDERSVVLETLTGIKRAGADLIITYHARDAVRWLSEGGIHK from the coding sequence ATGATTGAAGAAAAGTCATTTCGACTCTCCCCGGGTGCCCAGACGGCGCCCACAGCCGAAGCCGGACGGACGGCGGTCGCGTCCCAGGCGCCGGGGGCCTACAGGGCGCGGCGCCTGCGCACCACCCCGGGGCTGCGGGCCATGGTCCGGGAAACCCACCTCAGCCCGGACGATTTCATTTACCCCCTCTTCGTGACCCACGGCCAGGGCGTGCGTCGTCCTGTGCGCTCCATGCCCGGCGTGGCCCAGCTTTCGGTGGACCAGGCCGTGCGGGAGGCGGAGGCAGTGGCTCGGGAGGGGATCCCGGCGGTACTCCTCTTCGGCATTCCGGCCCACAAGGACCCGGTGGGGGAAGAAAACTTTGCCCCGGACGGCATCGTCCAGCAGGCGGTGCGAGCCATCAAGGCCGCAGTGCCGGAGCTGGTGGTGGTGACCGACGTCTGCCTGTGCGAGTACACCGACCACGGCCACTGCGGCCTGCTCAACCAGGGGGACAGGCCAGAGGCGCGCCCCCATCCCCATCTGGAGGAGGGCTACGTCCTCAACGACGAGACCCTGCCCATCCTGGGCCGGGTGGCCGTCTCCCATGCCGAGGCCGGTGCGGACATCGTCGCGCCCAGCGGCATGATGGACGGCATGGTCCAGGCCCTGCGCCAGGCCCTGGACGAGCACGACTTCAGCCACATCCCCATCATGTCCTACGCGGTGAAGTACGCCTCCTCCTACTACGGCCCGTTCCGGGAAGCGGCCGAAGGTGCGCCCAAGTTCGGCGACCGCCGGACCCATCAGATGGATCCGGCTAACGCGCGGGAAGCCCTGCGGGAGGCAGCGCTGGACGTGGCCGAGGGGGCAGATTTCCTCATGGTCAAGCCGGCCCTGGCCTACCTGGATGTGATCCATCGGCTGCGCACCCATTTCCCCCAGCTGCCCCTGGTGGCCTACAACGTCAGCGGCGAGTACGCCATGGTCAAGGCGGCGGCCGCCAACGGCTGGCTGGATGAGCGCAGCGTGGTGTTGGAGACCCTCACAGGCATCAAGCGGGCCGGCGCCGACCTGATCATCACCTACCACGCCCGGGACGCGGTGAGGTGGCTGTCGGAGGGGGGGATCCACAAATGA